A single window of Balaenoptera acutorostrata chromosome X, mBalAcu1.1, whole genome shotgun sequence DNA harbors:
- the CNGA2 gene encoding cyclic nucleotide-gated olfactory channel, producing the protein MTEKASGVKSSPANNHSHHAPPAIKVSGEDDHTTSNRPQSAADDDTSSELQRLAAMDAPLQRRGGFRRIACLVGVIREWANKNFREEEPRPDSFLERFCGPELQTVTTQQGDGKGDKDSEGKGTKKKWELFVLDPAGDWYYRWLFVIAMPVFYNWCLLVARACFSDLQKDYYVVWLVLDYFSDVVYIADLFIRLRTGFLEQGLLVKDNKKLRDNYIHTLQFKLDVASIIPTDLIYFAVGIHNPELRFNRLLHFARMFEFFDRTETRTSYPNIFRISNLVLYILVIIHWNACIYYAISKSIGFGVDTWVYPNITDPEYGYLSREYIYCLYWSTLTLTTIGETPPPVKDEEYLFVIFDFLIGVLIFATIVGNVGSMISNMNATRAEFQAKIDAVKHYMQFRKVSKEMEAKVIRWFDYLWTNKKSVDEREVLKKLPAKLRAEIAINVHLSTLKKVRIFQNCEAGLLVELVLKLRPQVFSPGDYICRKGDIGKEMYIIKEGKLAVVADDGVTQHALLSAGSCFGEISILNIKGSKMGNRRTANIRSLGYSDLFCLSKDDLMEAVTEYPEAKRVLEERGREILMKEGLLDENEVAASIEVDVQEKLEQLETNMETLYTRFACLLAEYTGAQQKLKQRIVVLETKMKQNNEDDYLSDGMNSPKPAAAEKP; encoded by the exons ATGACAGAAAAAGCCAGTGGAGTGAAGAGCTCCCCAGCCAATAACCACAGCCATCATGCACCTCCTGCCATCAAGGTCAGTGGCGAAGATGACCACACGACCAGCAACAG gcCACAGTCTGCGGCCGACGATGACACCTCCTCAGAACTACAGAGGCTGGCAGCGATGGATGCCCCCCTGCAGAGGAGGGGTGGCTTCCGCAG GATTGCCTGCCTGGTGGGGGTCATCAGAGAGTGGGCCAACAAGAATTTCCGCGAGGAGGAGCCCAGACCTGACTCATTCCTTGAGCGTTTCTGTGGGCCTGAGCTCCAGACCGTGACAACACAGCAAGGAGATGGCAAAGGCGACAAGGACAGCGAGGGCAAGGGCACCAA GAAGAAATGGGAACTATTTGTCTTGGACCCAGCTGGTGACTGGTACTACCGCTGGCTATTTGTCATTGCCATGCCTGTCTTCTACAACTGGTGCCTACTGGTGGCCAG AGCCTGCTTCAGTGACCTACAGAAAGATTACTACGTAGTGTGGTTGGTGCTGGACTACTTCTCAGATGTGGTCTACATCGCAGATCTCTTCATCCGATTGCGCACAG GTTTCCTGGAGCAGGGGCTGCTGGTCAAAGATAACAAGAAGTTGCGGGACAACTACATCCACACCCTGCAGTTCAAGCTGGATGTGGCTTCCATCATCCCTACAGACCTGATCTATTTTGCTGTGGGCATCCACAACCCTGAGCTGCGCTTCAACCGCCTGCTACACTTTGCCCGCATGTTTGAGTTCTTTGACCGCACTGAGACACGCACCAGCTACCCCAACATCTTCCGCATCAGCAACCTGGTCCTCTACATCTTGGTCATCATCCACTGGAATGCCTGCATCTACTACGCCATCTCCAAGTCCATTGGTTTTGGGGTCGACACCTGGGTTTACCCCAACATCACTGACCCTGAGTATGGCTACCTGTCTAGGGAATACATCTATTGCCTTTACTGGTCTACACTGACCCTCACCACCATTGGGGAGACACCACCCCCTGTAAAAGATGAGGAGTACCtatttgtcatctttgatttcctgaTTGGTGTCCTCATCTTTGCCACCATCGTGGGAAACGTGGGCTCCATGATCTCCAACATGAACGCCACCCGGGCTGAGTTCCAGGCCAAGATCGATGCCGTCAAACACTATATGCAGTTCCGAAAGGTCAGCAAGGAGATGGAAGCCAAGGTCATTAGGTGGTTTGACTACCTCTGGACCAATAAGAAGAGTGTGGATGAGCGGGAAGTTCTCAAGAAACTGCCAGCCAAGCTGAGGGCTGAGATAGCCATCAACGTCCACCTGTCCACACTCAAGAAAGTGCGCATCTTTCAGAATTGTGaggctggcctgctggtggaGCTGGTATTAAAGCTCCGTCCTCAGGTCTTCAGTCCTGGGGATTACATTTGCCGCAAGGGGGATATTGGGAAGGAGATGTACATAATCAAGGAAGGAAAATTGGCAGTGGTGGCTGATGATGGTGTCACTCAGCATGCCCTGCTCTCGGCTGGGAGTTGCTTTGGAGAGATCAGTATCCTTAACATTAAAGGCAGCAAAATGGGCAATCGACGCACAGCCAATATCCGAAGCCTTGGCTACTCAGATCTCTTCTGCTTGTCCAAGGATGATCTTATGGAAGCTGTGACGGAGTACCCTGAGGCCAAGAGGGTCTTGGAGGAGAGAGGCCGGGAGATCCTGATGAAGGAAGGATTGCTGGATGAGAATGAGGTGGCAGCCAGCATCGAGGTGGATGTGCAGGAGAAGCTAGAACAGCTGGAAACCAACATGGAGACCTTGTACACTCGCTTTGCCTGCCTGCTGGCTGAGTACACAGGGGCCCAGCAGAAGCTCAAGCAGCGCATCGTGGTTTTGGAAACCAAGATGAAGCAGAATAATGAGGACGACTACCTGTCAGATGGGATGAATAGCCCCAAGCCAGCTGCTGCTGAGAAGCCATAA